The Legionellales bacterium genome contains the following window.
GTGGGTAATCACCAAGGTTTCGCGAAAAGCGCTATCGATGAGTAGCGTTAATATAAGCGAGATAATGCCGCCGAGGATTAACAATAAAAAAGTTCGCCACCAATAGTGTTTTACTATGGCGATGCTAGAGGTTAAGGCTTTCCAGGGGTGATAATGCTCTAATAAAATTAATGCGGGAAATTGACTGAGTAAAATTAATAAAATAATGCCGGGAATAATTAAAATTAAAAGTCCTGATAAACCCGCTATCATGAAAATAATAAACCCGCAGAGAAAAAATGGAAATTTTTTAAATGCTAGGCGGAAGAGTTCTGTGGATTGTGTTTGTAGGTGATGCTGTTGATGATAAATACGCAAAATTAACCAACAGTGAAGAAATAATAAAATTAGCACATAAGGAAAAAAATACGGTAAAAAAGCGCGCACGCCAGTTTCAATTTGAGCAAAATGTTCAGAGGCGATGTTGGGAAAAATTAGCGCGGGTGCTACGGTGATAATGCCAATCAATAAACACAGCGCAAAATTGTTAAGCCATGTTTGTCCAAAGCGAGAAATACTGGAATGTAAAATTTCGCTGGGGCTATGAGTCGTCAAATTGTGATTGGACATGGTGGACTTCCTTGTGCTGCCATTTGCCGAGTATGTTCACTTTACAAGCGCGGATGATAGTATAATATACTTCCAACAGTGAAATGAAAAGACCAGGATCATGGGCATTCAGCAACGTATTGCAGAGTTTATTGATAGAGTTCAGGTATCGATTATTCAGAGTGTGGAATATTCTGAAGAATATATGGTCATGATAGGTGCAGTAGGGTTTATCGGATTTCCCTTGTTTTATATTTTGTGGAACTATATTTATCCCCAAGCATTTGAAAATTTGCAATTACGTTTAATTGGCAGTTTTCTTTGTATGATCTTAATGTTAAAAGACTATTGGCCACCGGCCTGGAAAAAGTTTTTTCCATTGTATTGGTATGTCACAGCGCTTTATTGCCTGCCTTTTTTCTTTTTATTTTTAGTATTAAAAAATAAATGGACGGTCATTCCAGTGATGGAAATGTTGTGTGGCTTATTTTTATTAGTATTATTAGTAGACTGGCTAAGCTTAATTATTTTATGTTTTCTTGGTTCCGCGCTGGCGCTGGTTGTTTATATTATCAGCACGCCTAATATTTATTTTGAAAGTATTTATTTGCAATATATTTCTGTATATTTATTTGCAGTGATCGCTGGAACTATTTTTAATTATAAAACCGGCGTATTAAAACGAGAAAAATTAGCAGTATTATCGATTATTAGCAGCAGTATCGCCCATGAATTACGCACACCGTTGTTAGGCATTAAAAGTGGATCGGTCGGGATTAAACGTTATTTACCTATTTTATTTGAAGCGTATAACTTAGCACGCGATCACGGGTTGCCCGTCACTAAAATTCGCTCAGCTCACTATAATACCTTATTGCCGGCCTTAGAGCGTATAGAAAATGAGGCTAATAATGCTAATACGATTATCGACATGCAGTTAATGAATGTGGGTAAGCAAACCATCGACTCAAGCATGTTTGAGATTTGTTCGATGAATGGCTGCGTTGAAGAAGCATTAATGCGCTATCCGTTTTCTTCCGCGGAAGAATATCGTTTGATCGACTGGAGACCCAGCGTTGAAGACCTTTATTTTAATGGCGCCAAATTATTAATGGTGCATGTGTTATTTAATTTAATTAAAAATGCATTGCATTTTATTGCTAAAGCGCGTAAGGGAAAAATAAAAATTTGGCTAGTCATGGAACCTACCCAAGGACATTTGTATTTTCGTGATACTGGAATAGGCATTTCCAGCAATAATTTACCCCGTATTTTTGAACGCTTTTATTCAACCACACTCTCCGGCACAGGGATCGGTTTATCGTTTTGTCGTTTAGTCTTAGAAAGTTTTGGTGGGCGAATCACCTGTCGTTCTCTAGAGGGTGAATTCACTGAATTTTGTTTAACCTTGCCACGCATTGAACATCCTTATTCAGAACTCAACTGACTTTGCTTCAGTAGGATTTTACGTTATCCTATCCACTTTGAGTATGGAGCGCTAAGGGATGCAAAAATACGGAATTCCTGCTTGTTATTATCCAACCACTGTCATTTTTGTGGATGATAGCCAGGATTTTTTAATGAATTTTAGTTTGCAGCTAGACCCCGGTCTTGCTTATCAGTTATATACGGCTCCCGACTCCGCTTTAGACACTATTAATTCCCAACATCGTGAATTGCTCGATCAGAAATGTTTTTCTCATAACTCCGAAGTAACAGGAAATCCTTCAACGACTCATACCATTAAAGTCGATATCAGCTCTATTCATCGTGAAGTTTACGACCCCCATCGCTTTAATGAAATTTCGGTCGTCGTCGTCGACTTTGCCATGCCTGATATTAACGGTTTAGAGTTTTGTAAAAAACTGATGGATAAGCCGGTCAAAAAAATCTTATTAACGGGTCAAGCCGATGCGCAAACGGCAATCGATGCATTCAATGCAGGCATTATTGATCATTTTATTTTAAAAAGTGATCCGCACGTCATCGAAAAAGTGAATAGTGCCATTTGTGAATTGCAGCAACGCTATTTCCAAGAAAAATCCGATTTCATGGTCAAAGCTTTAGCCATTGATTCCCCCAACTTTTTGCAAGATCCAATTTTTTACACATTTTTTACCGAATTGTGTCGACAACACGATTTAGTTGAATATTATTTAACTGAAAATACCGGTACATTTTTACTGCTGAGCGCGAATGCAGATGCTAAATGGCTAATTGTGTGCTTAGAACAAGATTTAAAAATGTATATTGAACTAGGCGAGGATTTAAATGCTTCGCGCAGTGTCATTGAGCGTTTAATTAAACGTGAGG
Protein-coding sequences here:
- a CDS encoding response regulator, translating into MQKYGIPACYYPTTVIFVDDSQDFLMNFSLQLDPGLAYQLYTAPDSALDTINSQHRELLDQKCFSHNSEVTGNPSTTHTIKVDISSIHREVYDPHRFNEISVVVVDFAMPDINGLEFCKKLMDKPVKKILLTGQADAQTAIDAFNAGIIDHFILKSDPHVIEKVNSAICELQQRYFQEKSDFMVKALAIDSPNFLQDPIFYTFFTELCRQHDLVEYYLTENTGTFLLLSANADAKWLIVCLEQDLKMYIELGEDLNASRSVIERLIKREAIPHFWHVDRYYQVDPIEWESYLYPCKRLSGREEYYYTLIDNPSISRLDTDGILSYNNYLEHLDYALVSEKT
- a CDS encoding ATP-binding protein translates to MRYPFSSAEEYRLIDWRPSVEDLYFNGAKLLMVHVLFNLIKNALHFIAKARKGKIKIWLVMEPTQGHLYFRDTGIGISSNNLPRIFERFYSTTLSGTGIGLSFCRLVLESFGGRITCRSLEGEFTEFCLTLPRIEHPYSELN